The following DNA comes from Spirulina major PCC 6313.
ACGCGGCTCTCATCCCGACGCTGACCTTGTCGGTACAGCGCGGGACTTCCCACCGATTAGCTAAAATGAAGAAAAATGCCGTCCTTGCGCTATGAATTCACCCGACTTCCAACACCAAAAACGCCGCGTTGAGACTAAAACAGAGCCAACGCCCAAGGCGATGCCCATGGGAACCTTTCGGATTAACTTCATCCTGAACCAAGCCCAGCGGTGGTTTGACGGTTTGCCGCCGTTGGGCAAGTTGTTCATTGTGCTATTGGGAACCTTTGTGGTGCTCTCGATCCTCAATACCGTGCTGCGCATTTTGAGTGCGTTGGTGGTGGTGGGGGTGATTGCGATCGCCGTTTACGCCGGCTATCAATTTTTCAAAACCGCCGAGGCCGAGCAATCCCCCCCGCCGGATTCTGGCCAGTCCTAGTGCCGTGTCAAGGAGTAGTTTTAGAATCTTATTGAATCGCCCAAACTCAATATAACGGTGCGTTACGCTTCGCGCTTCAGCACCCTACGAGTATCCTGATTCTTGGCATTGACACGGCACGAAACTAACCCGGCTAGGGGCCTAGCGTTGGCGCTGGGCGGTGGGCAGATAAAGCGTCACCGTCGTGCCTTGATTGACACCGGCACTGGTTAACTCGATCGCCCCGCCCATGAGTTCGAGCAAATTCCGGGCGATCGCTAACCCCAACCCCGCCCCATTCACCTGAGGATTCATCAAGACAAAGGGGCGAAACAGTTTTTTCTGCTGTTCGGGCGCAATCCCCACCCCAGTATCTTGAATCGACACCACCGCCCATTGCCCGCTAGAACTGTGGAGATTTTGTAGCAGCGGCGGCAACGACACATTAGACCCTTGTACTCCTGAATGCATCGCGATCGCTGTCTTGATCGAAATGTGGCCAGCGGGGGTGAATTTAATCGCATTGTCTAAAATACTCAAGAAAACCTGGCGCAATTTCACCGGATCAGCATAGATGAGAATATCATCGGGCCAGGCTTGGATGTCCAACAGTAGCCCCTTCTCCGCTAGGGACATGGTTTCTAAGGCGATCGCATCTTCGAGCACCGTCATTAAGGGAACGCGCTCAATCTCCACATCTAACTGACCCTTTTCCAACTGGGATAAATCCAAAATATCGTCAATGATGCCCTTGAGAGTGAGCGTGGACTGCCGAGCTTTTTCTAAGAATTCTTGTTCCTCGGCATGGGTGTCACAATAACCATCTTGTAGGATTTGCAACGAGCCAATAATGCCGTTTAACGGGGTACGGAGGTTGTGGGAAACGGTGGATAAAAATTCACTTTTGAGTTGATTGGCTAACTGCGCTTCTTTCCAAGCGCCTTCGAGTTCTTCTGCCCAGCTAATTAAGCGGCGAATCATGTTATTAATCGCCCCGGCTAACTGATTGAATTCCTCAATCTGAAAGTTTTTGGGAATGCGTTCGTTGATGTAAAGTTGTTCTTCTTGGAGAACATAGTCGCGTAATTGTTCTACGGGTCGCGCCATGTCGCGGGCGATGAGGAGGATGGCTCCCACGGTGAGGCCCATCATGGTTACGGTTAAGAGAATCAGCCCGGTGAGGAGGGTGTGGTGGATCTGGCGGATGGGCTTGAGGGTGTTGGCGAGGGGGGCGATCGCGAACACGACCCAGCGTTCCCTGGTGTTACCGATTAGGGGGTTGGCAATGACCTTGTAACCGGCGATCGATCGCGCCCCATTGTTTTCAAAATCCACCAACTCCATCACCCCCATCTCACCCACGAGGGATTGATCTAAAATCTCTTGGATTGTTTCGCGATCGTCATCAGACCATTGGGCAATGGATCGGCTGCTTTGACCCGATGACCGATGTAGCACTATTGTACCGGTGTCGTCGATGATGACCGGATAGCCCGCGAAGGCGTTGGCGCGGTCAGCCAACGAATGGGTAAAGGTGGCGCGGGCCACTAAGGCGAGATTACTCGCTGTGGGATTGGCTGCGATCGCCTCCATCGGCAGCGCCAACGCCACGCTAAACCTAGGTTCGCGATTGGGCGATGGGGGAAGGGGAGCCATGATGGGATCAGGGTGCTCCGGGGACGGTGTGGCAAACACGGGCCAAGACGGGGAGGCGGGGGGTGCAATGCGCTCCTGGTGACAGGTGCTCGCGAGGACGGTGCGGGTTTGGAGATCTTGGAGTTGTAAACAATCCAGCGCCGGATGGAGGGATTGGCTAATCGTGGTGAGGGAGGCTTGTACGTCCGATGAGGTGGAACTCAGGGCCGCGAAACTCTGCCGGACTAGGGTGAGTTCGCGGTTAACTTGGGTGATTTCGTACTCAATATCGTAGCTGTAGCGATCAGCACTGGCGGTTAAATGATTTCCCACGGATTGCCGCATGGCCATGCGTGCTTGGCGGTAGGTCATGCCATAGGTAATCATGACACCAATCACAAAGGCGGGAACCGTCAAAAACAGCAGTCGGATCAGGAGCAGACGGCGAAAGGAAGAGGGAGAGGGCTGTAGCATACCGCAACATGCGCAAAAAAAGAGTCACCAAAGGAAGACGCGATCGCCGTCAAGGGTCATATAGATCCTTACCCATCATCATAGGGGAGGGATTCTCTCTCCGTTGAGATTCCACCGAATCCACAAATAAATTTAATCGGGAGGACAGGGGCCGATGGTTCATCCTTACTGCACCGTAGTTTTAGCAATTACCGCCGATGGCAAACTGAGCGATGCTCCCCTGAGCCCAGCTCGCTTTGGATCAGCGACGGATTTGGCCCACTTAGAAGCTCAGGTGGCCCAAGCGGATGCGGTGCTGTTTGGGGCCGGCACATTACGGGCCTATCAAACGACGGTGACGGTGCGCGATCGCACCCTCTGCACCCAACGCCACAAGCGCGGCCAAACGCCCCAACCGATCCATTACGTCTGTTCCCGGCAGGCTGACCTTGATCCCCGCTGGCGATTTTTTCAACAACCCACCCCACGGGGCTTAATCACCACCACTAGGGGCGCGACTCATTGGCAGGGACGGCCAGAATTTAACGCGATCATCACCACAGGAGAGGCGATTGACTGGGGTCAGGTGTGCTCAATCCTGGGGGATCAGGGGATCGAGCGGGTGGCGGTGTTGGGTGGGGGGCAAATCGTCGGATCGCTACTGCGTGGCGGGTGGGTGGATGAACTGTGTTTAACCCTTTGCCCCCTGATTTTGGGGGAGGGTGTGCCGTGGCTGGCGGAGCAGTTACCGGCGGGGGTGGGGTTGGAGTTGTTGGCCTGTGAGGCGATCGCGTCGGAAGTGTTTTTGCGCTATCGGGTGATGCGGGGCTAAATCAGGCCCGGCGGTGGGGTGATTTCGAGGCGATCGCCCTCTAGATCCACCACGGGCACGATCGCTTTCACAAACGGGATTAACACCGTTTTGGTCGGGTCATCGGCACGGCGCACTTCGAGCAAATCATTCCCCGCCGATCGCAGATCGATCACCTCACCGACCACCTCGCCGCTGGCTTGATCAATCACCGTCAGCCCGATCAGTTCCGCCACATGAAATTCACCC
Coding sequences within:
- a CDS encoding ATP-binding protein; this translates as MLQPSPSSFRRLLLIRLLFLTVPAFVIGVMITYGMTYRQARMAMRQSVGNHLTASADRYSYDIEYEITQVNRELTLVRQSFAALSSTSSDVQASLTTISQSLHPALDCLQLQDLQTRTVLASTCHQERIAPPASPSWPVFATPSPEHPDPIMAPLPPSPNREPRFSVALALPMEAIAANPTASNLALVARATFTHSLADRANAFAGYPVIIDDTGTIVLHRSSGQSSRSIAQWSDDDRETIQEILDQSLVGEMGVMELVDFENNGARSIAGYKVIANPLIGNTRERWVVFAIAPLANTLKPIRQIHHTLLTGLILLTVTMMGLTVGAILLIARDMARPVEQLRDYVLQEEQLYINERIPKNFQIEEFNQLAGAINNMIRRLISWAEELEGAWKEAQLANQLKSEFLSTVSHNLRTPLNGIIGSLQILQDGYCDTHAEEQEFLEKARQSTLTLKGIIDDILDLSQLEKGQLDVEIERVPLMTVLEDAIALETMSLAEKGLLLDIQAWPDDILIYADPVKLRQVFLSILDNAIKFTPAGHISIKTAIAMHSGVQGSNVSLPPLLQNLHSSSGQWAVVSIQDTGVGIAPEQQKKLFRPFVLMNPQVNGAGLGLAIARNLLELMGGAIELTSAGVNQGTTVTLYLPTAQRQR
- a CDS encoding RibD family protein produces the protein MVHPYCTVVLAITADGKLSDAPLSPARFGSATDLAHLEAQVAQADAVLFGAGTLRAYQTTVTVRDRTLCTQRHKRGQTPQPIHYVCSRQADLDPRWRFFQQPTPRGLITTTRGATHWQGRPEFNAIITTGEAIDWGQVCSILGDQGIERVAVLGGGQIVGSLLRGGWVDELCLTLCPLILGEGVPWLAEQLPAGVGLELLACEAIASEVFLRYRVMRG